One window from the genome of Osmerus eperlanus chromosome 1, fOsmEpe2.1, whole genome shotgun sequence encodes:
- the arl6ip5a gene encoding ADP-ribosylation factor-like 6 interacting protein 5a, with product MAKVELTPLRLWDDFFPGWERFAKPDVKDLAKWNNRVVSNLLYYQTNYLAMAIIVFLIVGFLNPIGMFMGMAVVSLVFLGSVWAGENRAIIKNFKNQNPTMFVIAVMVASYFLMSLFGGVMVFMSGITFPLALIFAHASLRLRNMKNKLENRIEGAGLKKSPMGLLLEALGQQEEKLQKIQNFLESKLKE from the exons ATGGCCAAGGTAGAGCTGACACCGTTGAGACTATGGGACGATTTCTTCCCAGGTTGGGAACGTTTCGCCAAACCAGATGTAAAAGATCTAGCTAAATGGAACAACAGGGTTGTCAGTAACTTGCTCTATTACCAGACAAACTATTTGGCAATGGCCATTATTGTTTTCCTCATAGTTGG GTTTCTGAATCCCATAGGAATGTTCATGGGAATGGCAGTTGTGTCTCTGGTCTTCTTGGGTTCTGTGTGGGCTGGTGAGAATAGGGCTATAATCAAGAACTTCAAGAATCAGAATCCCACCATGTTTGTCATTGCTGTGATGGTAGCCAGCTACTTTCTCATGTCGCTCTTCGGGGGTGTCATGGTGTTCATGTCTGGTATCACCTTTCCTCTTGCCT TGATCTTTGCTCATGCATCGCTTCGCCTCCGCAACATGAAGAATAAACTGGAGAACAGGATTGAGGGGGCGGGGCTGAAGAAGTCCCCCATGGGACTCCTGCTGGAGGCACTGGGCCAACAGGAGGAGAAGCTGCAAAAGATCCAAAACTTCCTGGAGAGCAAATTAAAAGAGTGA
- the trnt1 gene encoding CCA tRNA nucleotidyltransferase 1, mitochondrial, whose translation MWGRILNPRLIGKRIGSVCFTWSNRSLFTMQLKTKEFQSLFTDGLNGIAELFEKHQFELRIAGGAVRDLLSGKRPEDVDFATTATPEEMKSIFQAAGIRMINNKGEKHGTITARLHNENFEVTTLRVDVQTDGRHAEVEFTTDWQKDAERRDLTINSMFLGLDGTLYDYFKGNEDLKNRKVRFVGSAEQRIQEDYLRILRYFRFYGRVAEKPDEHDPDTLKAIKEHARGLAAISGERIWVELKKMVVGNHADHLLEVMYELGLAQYIGLPPEGNVEEMKQVCQRTKGHSPKPMTIISALFRTSEEVDKMDLRLKVSREEKNLVFFLIKHRRDLHKCQQEPGSLKPFTDFIIDSREVDAQSKVCELLKYQGEEKLLAGLSRWSIPRFPVSGHDLRKMGITSGKEIGTILQDLRDVWKLSHYEMVKEELLSHVNKS comes from the exons ATGTGGGGAAGAATCCTGAATCCACGTCTGATTGGCAAAAGAATAGGTAGTGTGTGTTTCACTTGGAGCAACAGAAGTCTCTTTACCATGCAACTGAAGACTAAGGAGTTCCAGTCTTTATTTACTGATGGACTTAATGGAATCGCAG AACTTTTTGAGAAGCACCAGTTTGAGCTGAGGATAGCTGGGGGTGCAGTACGTGACCTCTTGTCAGGGAAGAGGCCAGAGGATGTGGACTTTGCTACCACAGCCACTCCAGAGGAGATGAAGAGCATTTTCCAGGCAGCAGGGATCAGGATGATCAACAATAAAGGGGAGAAGCATGGGACTATCACTGCCCGA CTTCACAATGAGAACTTCGAGGTGACCACACTACGAGTGGATGTCCAGACAGATGGCCGGCATGCTGAGGTGGAGTTTACTACTGATTGGCAGAAAGATGCTGAACGCAGAGACCTCACCATAAACTCTATGTTTCTAG GGTTGGATGGAACTCTGTATGATTACTTTAAAGGGAATGAAGACCTCAAGAACCGAAAAGTTCGGTTTGTTGGCAGCGCTGAACAAAGGATTCAAGAAGACTACTTGAGGATACTGCGGTATTTCAG GTTTTATGGTAGGGTGGCAGAGAAGCCAGATGAACATGACCCTGACACCTTGAAGGCTATCAAGGAGCACGCTCGTGGGCTGGCAGCCATATCAGGGGAGCGCATCTGGGTGGAGCTGAAGAAGATGGTGGTGGGCAACCATGCTGATCACCTACTGGAGGTCATGTACGAGCTGGGCCTGGCTCAGTATATCG GATTACCTCCAGAGGGCAATGTGGAGGAGATGAAGCAAGTCTGTCAGCGTACAAAAGGCCATTCTCCAAAGCCCATGACCATCATCTCTGCACTATTTAGAACctcagaggaggtggacaagatGGACCTGAGGCTGAAAGTGTCCAGGGAGGAGAAGAACCTGGTCTTTTTTCTGATCAAACACAGACGGGACCTCCACAAGTGCCAGCAGGAGCCCGGCAGTCTGAAACCCTTCACTGACTTCATCATAGAT AGTCGGGAGGTGGATGCCCAGAGTAAAGTGTGTGAGCTGCTCAAGtaccagggagaggagaagctCCTGGCAGGGCTCAGCAGGTGGTCCATCCCCCGCTTCCCCGTCAGTGGACACGATCTGAGGAAGATGGGCATCACCTCAGGCAAGGAGATAGGCACCATCTTACAGGATCTCAGAGATGTGTGGAAGTTGAGTCACTATGAGATGGTCAAAGAGGAGCTGCTAAGTCATGTTAACAAGTCATGA
- the LOC134022120 gene encoding oxytocin receptor-like: protein MSFFSLNLSNISLEKETHHDHQPRDERLAQIEIALLSIILLSAATLNFGLLVVLWKRRKQLSRMRVFVFHLCLADLVVTFFQVCPQLIWDITDRFIGPDIMCRLVKYMQVVGMFASTYMIVVMTMDRYQAICNPMVTFQRRRARWNVPICVAWCVSLICSLPQVFIFSRVQVAPGVYDCWANFVKPWGLKAYVTWTTLLIFVLPILTVLVCQVRICRALHMNFHIKTKKCGENGTRPMPSRASSIARVSKARIKTVKMTVVIVLAYVICWTPFFTVQLWSVWDVNAPTETDTFTVLMLLSSLNSCANPCIYLLFSGRLPQRPVEMSVSQSDIKGCMNHEDATMVNSLNISFKSMSESR from the exons ATGTCTTTCTTTAGTCTTAACTTGAGCAATATTAGTTTAGAGAAGGAGACACACCATGATCATCAGCCTCGTGATGAGCGACTGGCACAGATTGAAATAGCTTTATTGAGCATTATATTGTTAAGTGCCGCAACCCTCAACTTTGGACTATTAGTGGTTCTTTGGAAACGGAGAAAACAACTATCGAGGATGCGCGTCTTTGTTTTTCACCTTTGCTTAGCAGACTTGGTGGTTACATTTTTCCAAGTGTGTCCTCAGTTGATATGGGACATAACGGATAGATTCATAGGTCCTGACATAATGTGCCGTCTGGTAAAGTATATGCAGGTCGTTGGCATGTTTGCATCCACTTACATGATTGTGGTCATGACGATGGATCGTTACCAAGCCATATGCAACCCGATGGTCACTTTTCAAAGACGCAGAGCGCGTTGGAATGTCCCTATTTGTGTTGCGTGGTGCGTATCCCTCATCTGCAGTCTCCCTCAAGTGTTCATCTTTTCCCGGGTTCAGGTTGCGCCTGGTGTCTACGACTGTTGGGCTAACTTCGTCAAACCGTGGGGACTTAAAGCTTACGTGACTTGGACGACGCTTTTGATATTTGTCTTACCCATCTTAACTGTTTTAGTTTGTCAGGTGCGCATTTGCCGCGCTCTTCACATGAACTTTCACATAAAAACTAAGAAATGTGGGGAAAATGGCACCAGACCAATGCCCTCAAGGGCAAGTAGCATAGCTAGGGTATCGAAAGCAAGGATCAAGACCGTGAAGATGACAGTGGTCATTGTCCTTGCCTATGTAATATGTTGGACACCGTTCTTTACTGTCCAGCTGTGGTCCGTTTGGGACGTAAACGCACCCACCGAAA ctGACACTTTTACCGTCCTGATGCTGTTGTCAAGCCTGAACAGCTGTGCGAACCCGTGCATCTACCTGCTCTTCAGCGGGAGGCTTCCTCAGCGTCCTGTAGAGATGTCTGTGAGCCAGTCGGACATAAAAGGCTGTATGAATCACGAGGACGCTACCATGGTCAACTCCTTAAACATCAGTTTCAAGAGCATGTCTGAGTCCCGATGA